A window of the Chionomys nivalis chromosome 25, mChiNiv1.1, whole genome shotgun sequence genome harbors these coding sequences:
- the Ikzf4 gene encoding zinc finger protein Eos isoform X1: MHTPPALPRRFQGGGRVRTPGSHRQGKDNLERDPSGGCVPDFLPQAQDSNHFIMESLFCESSGDSSLEKEFLGAPVGPSVSTPNSQHSSPSRSLSANSIKVEMYSDEESSRLLGPDERLLDKDDSVIVEDSLSEPLGYCDGSGPEPHSPGGIRLPNGKLKCDVCGMVCIGPNVLMVHKRSHTGERPFHCNQCGASFTQKGNLLRHIKLHSGEKPFKCPFCNYACRRRDALTGHLRTHSVSSPTVGKPYKCNYCGRSYKQQSTLEEHKERCHNYLQSLSTEAQALAGQPGDEMRDLEMVPDSMLHSSSERPTFIDRLANSLTKRKRSTPQKFVGEKQMRFSLSDLPYDVNPSGGYEKDVELVAHHGLEPGFGGSLAFVGTEHLRPLRLPPTNCISELTPVISSVYTQMQPLPSRLELPGSREAGEGPEDLGDGGPLLYRARGSLTDPGASPSNGCQDSSDTESNHEDRIGGVVSLPQGPPPQPPPTIVVGRHSPAYAKEDPKPQEGLLRGTPGPSKEVLRVVGESGEPVKAFKCEHCRILFLDHVMFTIHMGCHGFRDPFECNICGYHSQDRYEFSSHIVRGEHKVG, translated from the exons atgcacacaccaccCGCACTCCCTCGCCGTTTCCAAGGCGGCGGCCGCGTTCGCACCCCAGGGTCTCACCGGCAAGGGAAGGATAAT CTGGAGAGGGATCCCTCAGGAGGGTGTGTTCCGGATTTCTTGCCTCAGGCCCAGGACTCCAACCATTTTATAATGGAATCTTTATTTTGTGAAA GTAGCGGGGACTCATCTCTGGAGAAGGAGTTCCTCGGGGCCCCAGTGGGGCCCTCGGTGAGCACCCCAAACAGCCAGCACTCTTCGCCCAGCCGCTCACTCAGTG CCAACTCCATCAAGGTGGAGATGTACAGCGATGAGGAGTCGAGCCGACTGCTGGGGCCAGACGAGCGGCTCCTGGATAAGGATGACAGCGTGATTGTGGAGGACTCGTTGTCAGAGCCCCTGGGCTACTGCGATGGAAGTGGACCAGAGCCTCACTCCCCTGGTGGCATCCGGCTGCCCAATGGCAAGCTCAAGTGTGACGTCTGTGGCATGGTCTGTATCGGCCCCAACGTGCTCATGGTTCACAAGCGCAGCCATACGG GGGAAAGGCCTTTCCACTGTAACCAGTGCGGGGCCTCCTTCACACAGAAGGGGAATCTGCTGCGCCACATCAAGCTGCACTCCGGCGAGAAGCCCTTCAAATGTCCCTTCTGCAACTACGCCTGCCGCCGGCGTGATGCGCTCACCGGCCACCTCCGCACACACTCAG TCTCTTCTCCCACAGTGGGCAAACCCTACAAGTGCAACTACTGCGGCCGGAGCTACAAACAGCAGAGCACCTTGGAGGAGCACAAGGAGCGGTGTCACAATTACCTGCAGAGTCTCAGCACTGAAGCCCAGGCTTTGGCCGGCCAGCCAG gTGATGAAATGCGTGACCTGGAGATGGTGCCTGACTCGATGCTGCACTCATCGTCTGAGCGGCCAACTTTCATCGATCGCTTGGCCAACAGCCTCACCAAACGCAAACGCTCCACGCCACAGAAGTTTGTAG GCGAAAAGCAGATGCGCTTCAGCCTCTCGGACCTCCCCTATGATGTGAACCCCAGCGGTGGCtatgaaaaggatgtagagttgGTGGCGCACCATGGCCTAGAGCCTGGTTTTGGAGGTTCTCTAGCCTTCGTGGGTACAGAGCATCTGCGTCCCCTCCGCCTCCCACCCACCAACTGCATCTCGGAACTCACGCCGGTCATCAGCTCTGTGTACACCCAGATGCAGCCCCTCCCCAGCCGACTGGAGCTTCCAGGGTCCCGAGAAGCAGGTGAGGGACCCGAGGACCTGGGAGACGGAGGTCCCCTTCTCTATCGGGCCCGAGGCTCTCTGACTGACCCTGGGGCATCCCCCAGCAATGGCTGCCAGGACTCATCAGATACAGAGAGCAACCACGAAGATCGGATTGGCGGGGTGGTGTCCCTCCCTCAGGGTCCCCCACCTCAACCTCCTCCCACCATAGTGGTGGGCCGGCACAGTCCCGCCTATGCCAAAGAGGACCCCAAACCACAGGAGGGGTTATTGCGGGGCACCCCAGGCCCCTCCAAGGAAGTGCTTCGGGTGGTGGGTGAGAGCGGCGAGCCTGTGAAGGCGTTTAAGTGTGAACACTGCCGCATCCTCTTCCTGGACCACGTCATGTTCACCATCCACATGGGCTGCCATGGCTTCAGAGACCCTTTCGAGTGTAACATCTGTGGTTACCACAGCCAGGACCGGTATGAGTTCTCTTCCCACATTGTCCGGGGGGAACATAAGGTGGGCTAG
- the Ikzf4 gene encoding zinc finger protein Eos isoform X3 — protein MLGGSGDSSLEKEFLGAPVGPSVSTPNSQHSSPSRSLSANSIKVEMYSDEESSRLLGPDERLLDKDDSVIVEDSLSEPLGYCDGSGPEPHSPGGIRLPNGKLKCDVCGMVCIGPNVLMVHKRSHTGERPFHCNQCGASFTQKGNLLRHIKLHSGEKPFKCPFCNYACRRRDALTGHLRTHSVSSPTVGKPYKCNYCGRSYKQQSTLEEHKERCHNYLQSLSTEAQALAGQPGDEMRDLEMVPDSMLHSSSERPTFIDRLANSLTKRKRSTPQKFVGEKQMRFSLSDLPYDVNPSGGYEKDVELVAHHGLEPGFGGSLAFVGTEHLRPLRLPPTNCISELTPVISSVYTQMQPLPSRLELPGSREAGEGPEDLGDGGPLLYRARGSLTDPGASPSNGCQDSSDTESNHEDRIGGVVSLPQGPPPQPPPTIVVGRHSPAYAKEDPKPQEGLLRGTPGPSKEVLRVVGESGEPVKAFKCEHCRILFLDHVMFTIHMGCHGFRDPFECNICGYHSQDRYEFSSHIVRGEHKVG, from the exons GTAGCGGGGACTCATCTCTGGAGAAGGAGTTCCTCGGGGCCCCAGTGGGGCCCTCGGTGAGCACCCCAAACAGCCAGCACTCTTCGCCCAGCCGCTCACTCAGTG CCAACTCCATCAAGGTGGAGATGTACAGCGATGAGGAGTCGAGCCGACTGCTGGGGCCAGACGAGCGGCTCCTGGATAAGGATGACAGCGTGATTGTGGAGGACTCGTTGTCAGAGCCCCTGGGCTACTGCGATGGAAGTGGACCAGAGCCTCACTCCCCTGGTGGCATCCGGCTGCCCAATGGCAAGCTCAAGTGTGACGTCTGTGGCATGGTCTGTATCGGCCCCAACGTGCTCATGGTTCACAAGCGCAGCCATACGG GGGAAAGGCCTTTCCACTGTAACCAGTGCGGGGCCTCCTTCACACAGAAGGGGAATCTGCTGCGCCACATCAAGCTGCACTCCGGCGAGAAGCCCTTCAAATGTCCCTTCTGCAACTACGCCTGCCGCCGGCGTGATGCGCTCACCGGCCACCTCCGCACACACTCAG TCTCTTCTCCCACAGTGGGCAAACCCTACAAGTGCAACTACTGCGGCCGGAGCTACAAACAGCAGAGCACCTTGGAGGAGCACAAGGAGCGGTGTCACAATTACCTGCAGAGTCTCAGCACTGAAGCCCAGGCTTTGGCCGGCCAGCCAG gTGATGAAATGCGTGACCTGGAGATGGTGCCTGACTCGATGCTGCACTCATCGTCTGAGCGGCCAACTTTCATCGATCGCTTGGCCAACAGCCTCACCAAACGCAAACGCTCCACGCCACAGAAGTTTGTAG GCGAAAAGCAGATGCGCTTCAGCCTCTCGGACCTCCCCTATGATGTGAACCCCAGCGGTGGCtatgaaaaggatgtagagttgGTGGCGCACCATGGCCTAGAGCCTGGTTTTGGAGGTTCTCTAGCCTTCGTGGGTACAGAGCATCTGCGTCCCCTCCGCCTCCCACCCACCAACTGCATCTCGGAACTCACGCCGGTCATCAGCTCTGTGTACACCCAGATGCAGCCCCTCCCCAGCCGACTGGAGCTTCCAGGGTCCCGAGAAGCAGGTGAGGGACCCGAGGACCTGGGAGACGGAGGTCCCCTTCTCTATCGGGCCCGAGGCTCTCTGACTGACCCTGGGGCATCCCCCAGCAATGGCTGCCAGGACTCATCAGATACAGAGAGCAACCACGAAGATCGGATTGGCGGGGTGGTGTCCCTCCCTCAGGGTCCCCCACCTCAACCTCCTCCCACCATAGTGGTGGGCCGGCACAGTCCCGCCTATGCCAAAGAGGACCCCAAACCACAGGAGGGGTTATTGCGGGGCACCCCAGGCCCCTCCAAGGAAGTGCTTCGGGTGGTGGGTGAGAGCGGCGAGCCTGTGAAGGCGTTTAAGTGTGAACACTGCCGCATCCTCTTCCTGGACCACGTCATGTTCACCATCCACATGGGCTGCCATGGCTTCAGAGACCCTTTCGAGTGTAACATCTGTGGTTACCACAGCCAGGACCGGTATGAGTTCTCTTCCCACATTGTCCGGGGGGAACATAAGGTGGGCTAG
- the Ikzf4 gene encoding zinc finger protein Eos isoform X2 translates to MNIEDCNGRSYMSGSGDSSLEKEFLGAPVGPSVSTPNSQHSSPSRSLSANSIKVEMYSDEESSRLLGPDERLLDKDDSVIVEDSLSEPLGYCDGSGPEPHSPGGIRLPNGKLKCDVCGMVCIGPNVLMVHKRSHTGERPFHCNQCGASFTQKGNLLRHIKLHSGEKPFKCPFCNYACRRRDALTGHLRTHSVSSPTVGKPYKCNYCGRSYKQQSTLEEHKERCHNYLQSLSTEAQALAGQPGDEMRDLEMVPDSMLHSSSERPTFIDRLANSLTKRKRSTPQKFVGEKQMRFSLSDLPYDVNPSGGYEKDVELVAHHGLEPGFGGSLAFVGTEHLRPLRLPPTNCISELTPVISSVYTQMQPLPSRLELPGSREAGEGPEDLGDGGPLLYRARGSLTDPGASPSNGCQDSSDTESNHEDRIGGVVSLPQGPPPQPPPTIVVGRHSPAYAKEDPKPQEGLLRGTPGPSKEVLRVVGESGEPVKAFKCEHCRILFLDHVMFTIHMGCHGFRDPFECNICGYHSQDRYEFSSHIVRGEHKVG, encoded by the exons GTAGCGGGGACTCATCTCTGGAGAAGGAGTTCCTCGGGGCCCCAGTGGGGCCCTCGGTGAGCACCCCAAACAGCCAGCACTCTTCGCCCAGCCGCTCACTCAGTG CCAACTCCATCAAGGTGGAGATGTACAGCGATGAGGAGTCGAGCCGACTGCTGGGGCCAGACGAGCGGCTCCTGGATAAGGATGACAGCGTGATTGTGGAGGACTCGTTGTCAGAGCCCCTGGGCTACTGCGATGGAAGTGGACCAGAGCCTCACTCCCCTGGTGGCATCCGGCTGCCCAATGGCAAGCTCAAGTGTGACGTCTGTGGCATGGTCTGTATCGGCCCCAACGTGCTCATGGTTCACAAGCGCAGCCATACGG GGGAAAGGCCTTTCCACTGTAACCAGTGCGGGGCCTCCTTCACACAGAAGGGGAATCTGCTGCGCCACATCAAGCTGCACTCCGGCGAGAAGCCCTTCAAATGTCCCTTCTGCAACTACGCCTGCCGCCGGCGTGATGCGCTCACCGGCCACCTCCGCACACACTCAG TCTCTTCTCCCACAGTGGGCAAACCCTACAAGTGCAACTACTGCGGCCGGAGCTACAAACAGCAGAGCACCTTGGAGGAGCACAAGGAGCGGTGTCACAATTACCTGCAGAGTCTCAGCACTGAAGCCCAGGCTTTGGCCGGCCAGCCAG gTGATGAAATGCGTGACCTGGAGATGGTGCCTGACTCGATGCTGCACTCATCGTCTGAGCGGCCAACTTTCATCGATCGCTTGGCCAACAGCCTCACCAAACGCAAACGCTCCACGCCACAGAAGTTTGTAG GCGAAAAGCAGATGCGCTTCAGCCTCTCGGACCTCCCCTATGATGTGAACCCCAGCGGTGGCtatgaaaaggatgtagagttgGTGGCGCACCATGGCCTAGAGCCTGGTTTTGGAGGTTCTCTAGCCTTCGTGGGTACAGAGCATCTGCGTCCCCTCCGCCTCCCACCCACCAACTGCATCTCGGAACTCACGCCGGTCATCAGCTCTGTGTACACCCAGATGCAGCCCCTCCCCAGCCGACTGGAGCTTCCAGGGTCCCGAGAAGCAGGTGAGGGACCCGAGGACCTGGGAGACGGAGGTCCCCTTCTCTATCGGGCCCGAGGCTCTCTGACTGACCCTGGGGCATCCCCCAGCAATGGCTGCCAGGACTCATCAGATACAGAGAGCAACCACGAAGATCGGATTGGCGGGGTGGTGTCCCTCCCTCAGGGTCCCCCACCTCAACCTCCTCCCACCATAGTGGTGGGCCGGCACAGTCCCGCCTATGCCAAAGAGGACCCCAAACCACAGGAGGGGTTATTGCGGGGCACCCCAGGCCCCTCCAAGGAAGTGCTTCGGGTGGTGGGTGAGAGCGGCGAGCCTGTGAAGGCGTTTAAGTGTGAACACTGCCGCATCCTCTTCCTGGACCACGTCATGTTCACCATCCACATGGGCTGCCATGGCTTCAGAGACCCTTTCGAGTGTAACATCTGTGGTTACCACAGCCAGGACCGGTATGAGTTCTCTTCCCACATTGTCCGGGGGGAACATAAGGTGGGCTAG
- the Ikzf4 gene encoding zinc finger protein Eos isoform X4: protein MYSDEESSRLLGPDERLLDKDDSVIVEDSLSEPLGYCDGSGPEPHSPGGIRLPNGKLKCDVCGMVCIGPNVLMVHKRSHTGERPFHCNQCGASFTQKGNLLRHIKLHSGEKPFKCPFCNYACRRRDALTGHLRTHSVSSPTVGKPYKCNYCGRSYKQQSTLEEHKERCHNYLQSLSTEAQALAGQPGDEMRDLEMVPDSMLHSSSERPTFIDRLANSLTKRKRSTPQKFVGEKQMRFSLSDLPYDVNPSGGYEKDVELVAHHGLEPGFGGSLAFVGTEHLRPLRLPPTNCISELTPVISSVYTQMQPLPSRLELPGSREAGEGPEDLGDGGPLLYRARGSLTDPGASPSNGCQDSSDTESNHEDRIGGVVSLPQGPPPQPPPTIVVGRHSPAYAKEDPKPQEGLLRGTPGPSKEVLRVVGESGEPVKAFKCEHCRILFLDHVMFTIHMGCHGFRDPFECNICGYHSQDRYEFSSHIVRGEHKVG, encoded by the exons ATGTACAGCGATGAGGAGTCGAGCCGACTGCTGGGGCCAGACGAGCGGCTCCTGGATAAGGATGACAGCGTGATTGTGGAGGACTCGTTGTCAGAGCCCCTGGGCTACTGCGATGGAAGTGGACCAGAGCCTCACTCCCCTGGTGGCATCCGGCTGCCCAATGGCAAGCTCAAGTGTGACGTCTGTGGCATGGTCTGTATCGGCCCCAACGTGCTCATGGTTCACAAGCGCAGCCATACGG GGGAAAGGCCTTTCCACTGTAACCAGTGCGGGGCCTCCTTCACACAGAAGGGGAATCTGCTGCGCCACATCAAGCTGCACTCCGGCGAGAAGCCCTTCAAATGTCCCTTCTGCAACTACGCCTGCCGCCGGCGTGATGCGCTCACCGGCCACCTCCGCACACACTCAG TCTCTTCTCCCACAGTGGGCAAACCCTACAAGTGCAACTACTGCGGCCGGAGCTACAAACAGCAGAGCACCTTGGAGGAGCACAAGGAGCGGTGTCACAATTACCTGCAGAGTCTCAGCACTGAAGCCCAGGCTTTGGCCGGCCAGCCAG gTGATGAAATGCGTGACCTGGAGATGGTGCCTGACTCGATGCTGCACTCATCGTCTGAGCGGCCAACTTTCATCGATCGCTTGGCCAACAGCCTCACCAAACGCAAACGCTCCACGCCACAGAAGTTTGTAG GCGAAAAGCAGATGCGCTTCAGCCTCTCGGACCTCCCCTATGATGTGAACCCCAGCGGTGGCtatgaaaaggatgtagagttgGTGGCGCACCATGGCCTAGAGCCTGGTTTTGGAGGTTCTCTAGCCTTCGTGGGTACAGAGCATCTGCGTCCCCTCCGCCTCCCACCCACCAACTGCATCTCGGAACTCACGCCGGTCATCAGCTCTGTGTACACCCAGATGCAGCCCCTCCCCAGCCGACTGGAGCTTCCAGGGTCCCGAGAAGCAGGTGAGGGACCCGAGGACCTGGGAGACGGAGGTCCCCTTCTCTATCGGGCCCGAGGCTCTCTGACTGACCCTGGGGCATCCCCCAGCAATGGCTGCCAGGACTCATCAGATACAGAGAGCAACCACGAAGATCGGATTGGCGGGGTGGTGTCCCTCCCTCAGGGTCCCCCACCTCAACCTCCTCCCACCATAGTGGTGGGCCGGCACAGTCCCGCCTATGCCAAAGAGGACCCCAAACCACAGGAGGGGTTATTGCGGGGCACCCCAGGCCCCTCCAAGGAAGTGCTTCGGGTGGTGGGTGAGAGCGGCGAGCCTGTGAAGGCGTTTAAGTGTGAACACTGCCGCATCCTCTTCCTGGACCACGTCATGTTCACCATCCACATGGGCTGCCATGGCTTCAGAGACCCTTTCGAGTGTAACATCTGTGGTTACCACAGCCAGGACCGGTATGAGTTCTCTTCCCACATTGTCCGGGGGGAACATAAGGTGGGCTAG